A genome region from Plasmodium vivax chromosome 11, whole genome shotgun sequence includes the following:
- a CDS encoding hypothetical protein, conserved (encoded by transcript PVX_113605A) yields MENPPSEDAVTLQCTEQCTEQYAMRKGEVKGEVKNVVQNDEEDITNYIVSKKMNLTKEKNENVKNMKKLISKHPDIFIKSSILSREFQQNVQDIQIVVDDLRNNCEKVVALFEAGHHKSSMEGMNLPSSVYDTLGSGLPADMLKIPLIIHRSNEKGDVHHSMKYIPLCGRVKLHLCALRSCQSSDRNLANYLRSYKKKLNKEIKKTRELISQLVMKCEDVDTLKVYLQYLANIRDYFLLPPGGETTNEKFSSEMKKGENGENGENGENGENCLSGSGEKRENNLTRSGSFANCKDGKMTNEEYTRHTFLTLKHFRILQSVREQLEKKISKRGANNSLSAHEIVQIFLHEIANLKSSYERLFHSADANLFRHVVFLYYFALSLVHIKIKQGSGAPPGGGANKLAGEKYHANAHSQHLLSKLNREYLAGELANCSEEANASFRQSNGEEGGQPPLRLFLNQRYPFVNVNSALFNYMYYCVFFKCEKEVCFPPRGSEHGEEGGERLPAEEEKLPHGGKNQTPAPHRKKKISEKENLHNCANALRKNHYTWVNSLYEEGNAKWKRKKQNEKTTEMKQTIFTNYLSIQALVQRGNIKDSVHDLLQWRKSCEEAAFAKENRRAISITGLNAPVLLDNILKKIFILYVYHFLERASFHFYESVLFFDEGEQQEFAQPGKNILWLLREQHQEGSEEQTGKQHPEGSDEQTGQPHLEGSDKHAFLNAYFLHLLFLLKSIKHYVDKSLTYIIILLFEESFKRVVKKLVMIYLGNQNMNFKYSTFHLIVESLFKIIFPFSFSFLSRVFQVDTSRSTESIFHVLDSYGVGA; encoded by the exons ATGGAGAACCCCCCTTCGGAAGACGCGGTCACACTGCAGTGCACAGAGCAATGCACAGAGCAGTACGCGATGCGCAAAGGCGAGGTCAAAGGAGAGGTCAAAAACGTAGTCCAAAACGATGAGGAAGACATAACCAATTATAtagttagcaaaaaaatgaacttgacgaaggaaaaaaacgaaaacgtaaaaaatatgaaaaaattaatttcaaaaCATCCAGACATTTTTATCAAGTCGTCCATCCTATCGAGAGAGTTCCAACAAAACGTTCAGGACATCCAAATCGTCGTCGATGACTTAAGAAATAATTGCGAGAAAGTAGTAGCCTTGTTCGAGGCGGGTCATCACAAGAGCAGCATGGAGGGGATGAACCTTCCCAGCAGTGTGTATGACACCTTAGGAAGTGGCCTTCCGGCAGACATGCTCAAAATTCCTTTAATAATTCACCGGAGTAACGAGAAGGGGGACGTGCACCACAGCATGAAGTACATACCGCTATGTGGAAGGGTGAAGCTACATCTGTGTGCGTTACGCAGCTGCCAATCGAGTGACCGCAATTTGGCGAACTACCTACggagttataaaaaaaaactcaacaaagaaataaaaaaaacgagggaACTTATCTCCCAGTTGGTCATGAAATGTGAAGACGTGGACACCCTAAAAGTGTATCTTCAGTATCTGGCCAACATACgagattattttttgctacctccagggggggaaacaacGAATGAGAAGTTTTcaagcgaaatgaagaaaggtgaaaatggtgaaaatggTGAGAATGGTGAGAATGGCGAAAATTGCCTGAGCGGGTCAGGTGAAAAACGGGAAAACAATCTGACCCGCTCAGGCAGTTTCGCGAATTGCAAAGACGGGAAAATGACGAACGAGGAGTACACGCGGCACACATTCTTAACGCTGAAGCACTTTCGCATACTACAATCGGTGAGGGAGCAactggagaaaaaaataagcaagcGGGGAGCGAACAACTCGTTGAGTGCACATGAAATAGtccaaatatttttgcatgaaATTGCAAACTTGAAGAGCAGCTACGAGAGGCTGTTCCATTCCGCGGACGCGAATCTCTTTAGGCACGTCGTGTTTCTTTACTATTTCGCGCTTTCCCTCGTGCATATAAAGATAAAGCAGGGGAGTGGAGCCCCGCCGGGGGGCGGCGCGAACAAGCTCGCTGGGGAGAAGTACCACGCGAATGCTCACAGCCAGCATTTGCTGAGCAAACTCAACCGAGAATACCTCGCAGGCGAATTGGCAAACTGCTCAGAAGAGGCGAACGCGTCGTTCAGACAGAGCAACGGCGAAGAAGGGGGACAGCCTCCCCTGCGCCTTTTTCTCAACCAAAGGTACCCCtttgtaaatgtaaataGCGCCCTCTTCAACTACATGTATTActgcgtttttttcaaatgtgaaaaggaagtttgtttccccccacgAGGGAGCGAGCATGGggaggaagggggggaaaggcttccagcagaggaggaaaaactgccccacggggggaaaaaccaaACGCCAGCTCcccacaggaaaaaaaaaatcagcgaGAAAGAAAATCTACACAATTGTGCAAATGCGTTACGCAAAAACCACTACACGTGGGTGAATTCCTTGTACGAGGAGggaaacgcaaaatggaaacgaaaaaagcaaaatgaaaagacaACAGAAATGAAGCAAACCATTTTTACCAACTACCTATCAATACAGGCGTTGGTTCAAAggggaaatataaaagaCTCCGTGCACGATTTGCTCCAGTGGCGAAAGAGTTGCGAAGAAGCTGCCTTCGCGAAGGAGAACAGGAGGGCAATTTCCATTACGGGGTTAAACGCGCCTGTCCTTCTGGacaatattttaaaaaagatttttatcCTGTACGTTTACCACTTTTTGGAGAGAGCCAGTTTTCACTTTTATGAgagcgttttatttttcgatGAGGGTGAGCAGCAGGAGTTTGCTCAGCCGGGGAAGAACATCCTGTGGCTCCTGCGCGAGCAGCATCAGGAAGGGAGCGAAGAGCAGACGGGGAAGCAGCACCCGGAGGGGAGCGATGAGCAGACGGGGCAGCCACACCTGGAAGGGAGCGAT AAGCACGCCTTCCTGAACGCCTACTTCCTCCACCTCCTGTTCCTCCTGAAAAGCATAAAGCACTACGTAGACAAGTCGCTCACCtacattatcattttattgttCGAAGAATCCTTCAAGAgggtggtaaaaaaattggtaatGATTTATTTGGGCAATCAAAATATGAACTTTAAGTATTCTACGTTTCACCTAATCGTGGAGTCCCTTTTTAAGataattttccccttcagctTTTCGTTCCTGTCGCGCGTTTTCCAAGTGGACACCTCCCGTTCGACG gAGAGCATCTTCCATGTTCTGGACAGCTACGGAGTTGGCGCGTGA
- a CDS encoding ornithine aminotransferase, putative (encoded by transcript PVX_113600A): MDFIKELKSSQDYMNNELTYGAHNYDPIPVVLKRGSGVFVYDIEDRRYYDFLSAYSSVNQGHCHPNILNAMINQAKKLTICSRAFFSDSLGVCERYLTTLFGYDKVLMMNTGAEANETAYKMCRKWGYEVKKIPENEAKIIVCNNNFSGRTLGCVSASTDRKCKNNFGPFVPNFLKVPYDDLEALEVELQDPNVCAFVVEPIQGEAGVILPSDGYFKGVEALCKKYNVLFVADEVQTGLGRTGKLLCTYHYGVRPDVILLGKALSGGHYPISAILANNDVMLVLKPGEHGSTYGGNPLAAAICVESLNVLINEKLSENADRLGGPFLKALKEELKDSKIVREVRGRGLLCAIEFRNDIINVWDICLKFKENGLITRSVHDKTIRLTPPLCITKEQLDECLEIISKTVKYFDDRL; encoded by the coding sequence ATGGACTTCATAAAAGAACTCAAGAGCAGCCAAGACTACATGAACAACGAGCTGACCTATGGAGCGCACAACTACGACCCAATCCCCGTGGTCCTCAAGAGAGGAAGTGGCGTTTTTGTATACGACATCGAAGATAGAAGATACTACGACTTCCTGTCTGCGTACTCATCCGTGAACCAGGGCCACTGCCACCCCAACATCCTGAATGCAATGATAAATCAagccaaaaaattaaccattTGCAGCAGAGCCTTTTTTAGCGACTCCCTGGGTGTGTGCGAAAGGTATTTGACCACCTTATTTGGCTACGACAAAGTGTTAATGATGAATACCGGAGCAGAGGCAAACGAGACGGCATATAAAATGTGCAGAAAATGGGGTtatgaagtgaaaaaaataccagAAAATGAAGCCAAAATAATTGTGTGCAACAATAACTTTTCTGGAAGAACTTTAGGATGTGTGTCAGCCTCTACTGAtaggaaatgtaaaaataattttggcCCCTTCGTTCCcaactttttaaaagttCCTTATGACGATTTGGAAGCATTGGAAGTGGAATTGCAAGACCcaaatgtgtgtgcatttgtTGTTGAGCCGATacaaggagaagcaggagtTATCCTTCCATCCGATGGATACTTCAAAGGAGTGGAAGCattgtgcaaaaaatataatgtccTTTTTGTAGCCGACGAGGTACAAACGGGGTTGGGAAGAACAGGAAAATTGTTATGTACTTACCATTATGGTGTGAGACCTGATGTGATTCTTCTTGGTAAGGCCCTTTCAGGTGGTCATTACCCCATTTCGGCCATTTTGGCTAACAATGATGTTATGTTGGTTTTGAAACCAGGTGAGCATGGATCCACCTATGGAGGCAACCCCCTCGCTGCTGCCATTTGTGTAGAATCGCTGAACGTTTTAATTAATGAGAAGCTTAGCGAAAATGCAGACAGGTTAGGTGGACCCTTCTTAAAGGCATTAAAGGAAGAACTGAAGGACAGCAAAATCGTTCGTGAGGTTAGAGGACGTGGTCTACTCTGTGCCATTGAGTTTAGAAATGACATCATCAACGTCTGGGACATCTGCCTCAAATTTAAGGAAAATGGACTCATCACCAGATCTGTGCATGACAAGACCATCCGATTGACTCCACCACTTTGCATCACCAAGGAGCAGCTCGACGAATGTTTGGAAATTATTTCCAAGACggttaaatattttgacgACAGATTGTAG
- a CDS encoding T-complex protein 1, zeta subunit, putative (encoded by transcript PVX_113595A): protein MSIHLLNKKADSLRSTNVLLTNINASKGMYDIIKSNLGPKGSYKMLVSSSGAIKITKDGNVLLNEMMIQHPTASMLSRICSSIDETLGDGSSSNLIVATSLIYLSEKYILYESIHPRIITQGFDQAKAILLDVLESMKIPINVKEHFDKELLYNVAKTCVRTKLPIVLADKLADDLVESIKIIYSPEKQIDLHMVEVVDVKKNMSINTKLVRGMVLDHGCRHPNMPNKLTKCFTLVLNVSLEYEKSEVFSSFVYSTAEDRDKLVASERKFTDDKVKKIIELKKSLIERKFKETNEMYNFAVFNQKGIDPISLDLLAKENIMALRRIKRRNLERIVLCCGGNACNNVYDLSEEDVGFAGLVYEICINDEKYTFIEDVVNPKSCTLYIQAPNDYTIKQIKDAIRDGLRSIKNCIEDQCVISGAGSFEIAAYCKLKEEEKKIRGKQKFSFDVYANSLLNIPKILLENSGLDIHETLFNAIDKYMADQSEPLGVDLDTGEPIIAHLKGIYDNYCVKKQIISIATAISQQILLVDEIIRAGKSMGEEK, encoded by the exons ATGTCCATCCACCTGCTGAACAAGAAGGCGGACAGCCTGCGGTCCACGAACGTGCTGCTGACGAACATCAACGCGAGCAAGGGGATGTACGACATAATCAAGAGCAACCTGGGCCCCAAGGGGAGCTACAAAATGCTGGTGAGCAGCTCCGGGGCGATCAAAATAACGAAGGATGGCAACGTCCTGCTGAACGAGATGATGATTCAGCACCCAACGGCGAGCATGCTGAGCCGAATATGCTCCTCCATCGACGAGACGTTAGGAGACGGGTCCAGCAGCAACCTCATCGTCGCGACGTCGTTGATATACCTTTCGGAGAAGTACATTCTGTACGAGAGCATCCACCCCCGTATCATCACGCAGGGGTTCGATCAAGCCAAAGCGATTCTCCTAGATGTATTAGAATCGATGAAGATCCCCATAAATGTAAAGGAGCATTTTGATAAGGAGCTCCTCTATAACGTTGCCAAGACGTGCGTTAGGACCAAACTACCCATCGTACTGGCAGATAAGCTGGCAGATGACCTAGTGGAAAGcatcaaaataatttatagcCCAGAGAAGCAGATAGATCTCCACATGGTAGAAGTGGTGGAcgttaagaaaaatatgagtataaatacaaaattggTTAGAGGAATGGTCCTGGACCATGGCTGTAGGCATCCCAACATGCCAAACAAACTGACCAAGTGCTTCACCCTAGTGTTGAATGTCAGCTTAGAGTACGAAAAGAGTGAagtcttttcttccttcgttTATTCTACCGCGGAGGATAGAGACAAGTTAGTCGCATCGGAGAGGAAGTTCACAGACGATAAGGTGAAGAAAATCATAGAGCTGAAGAAAAGCCTAATTGAAAGGAAATTTAAAGAGACAAACGAGATGTACAATTTTGCTGTCTTCAATCAGAAGGGAATCGACCCAATCAGTTTGGACCTACTGGCCAAGGAAAACATCATGGCTTTGAGGAGaattaaaaggagaaatCTAGAACGTATAGTCCTCTGTTGTGGTGGAAATGCATGCAATAATGTCTACGATTTGTCGGAGGAAGATGTAGGATTTGCTGGACTCGTATACGAAATTTGCATTAACGATGAGAAATACACCTTCATTGAAGATGTGGTTAACCCTAAGAGTTGTACCCTCTACATTCAGGCCCCCAACGATTATACCATTAAGCAGATAAAGGACGCCATCCGGGATGGCCTCAGAAGCATTAAGAACTGTATAGAAGACCAGTGTGTTATTTCCGGGGCGGGCTCATTTGAAATTGCGGCTTACTGTAAAttaaaagaggaagagaaaaagatcCGAGGGAAGCAGAAGTTCTCTTTCGACGTTTATGCTAATAGCCTGCTCAACATCCCAAAAATTCTGCTGGAGAATAGCGGGCTGGACATCCACGAGACGCTCTTCAATGCGATCGACAAGTACATGGCCGACCAGTCGGAGCCCCTGGGCGTTGACTTGGACACGGGCGAGCCGATCATCGCCCATTTGAAGG GCATATACGACAACTACTGcgtgaagaagcaaatcaTCTCCATCGCCACGGCCATCTCGCAGCAGATCCTGCTCGTCGACGAGATCATACGGGCGGGCAAGTCGATGGGCGAGGAGAAGTGA
- a CDS encoding hypothetical protein, conserved (encoded by transcript PVX_113590A), giving the protein MDDFSDLNRSADDNEEFSTESDLNEKENDAEKDALNEVEREALSDVEKEAMSDVEKDVMSDVERDVLNDVEEDAISDVEEDEMSDVDDALKDAQKEAASDVEDALKDMQKEAASDVEDALKDMQKEAASDVEDALKDMQKEAASDVEDALKDTQKEAASDVEDALRDAQKEAESDAERELLHDVEEEDLHDAEEDDLKDAEEDGLHDGEEDGLHDAKEGGLGNAQGDDLDDVKSANEGDVEQVAENGGIFQGGDIFHSGGVFQSGDIFQRGSTFQRGDHQQGDYEGDADPHDEDQPGEGPDGESHLLQDPQKSGLKEDTHKKEDDYSHTLNEPPSNKEQFGTNTNETNNPPSNGEGKNGHIDNDSLNPMDPIQLGKKRYEHFIIHPSNQNDMSLFEGINKKLTFPSLSPTDFPIPGKEEESSTMYHFAPEKLGYKHNNGLNPSEGYLLIYPHVSRNSVPPKIRKKKLRCC; this is encoded by the exons ATGGATGATTTCAGCGACTTAAACAGATCAG CGGACGATAATGAGGAGTTTTCCACGGAGAGCGACTTGAATGAGAAGGAAAATGATGCGGAGAAGGATGCACTAAACGAGGTGGAGAGGGAGGCGTTAAGTGACGTGGAGAAGGAGGCGATGAGTGATGTGGAGAAGGATGTCATGAGTGACGTGGAGAGGGATGTGCTAAACGATGTGGAGGAGGATGCGATAAGTGATGTGGAGGAGGATGAGATGAGTGACGTGGACGATGCCTTAAAGGACGCCCAGAAGGAAGCCGCAAGCGACGTGGAGGATGCCTTAAAGGATATGCAGAAGGAAGCCGCAAGCGACGTGGAGGATGCCTTAAAGGATATGCAGAAGGAAGCCGCAAGCGACGTGGAGGATGCCTTAAAGGATATGCAGAAGGAAGCCGCAAGCGACGTGGAGGATGCCTTAAAGGACACTCAGAAGGAAGCCGCAAGCGACGTGGAGGATGCCTTAAGGGACGCGCAGAAGGAAGCCGAAAGTGACGCAGAAAGGGAATTGCTGCACGACGTCGAAGAAGAGGACTTACACGACGCAGAGGAGGACGATTTAAAGGATGCTGAAGAGGATGGCCTGCACGATGGTGAAGAGGACGGCCTGCACGACGCTAAAGAGGGAGGTTTAGGCAATGCCCAGGGGGACGACTTAGACGACGTCAAAAGCGCCAACGAAGGGGATGTCGAGCAGGTTGCGGAAAACGGGGGTATCTTCCAGGGTGGCGATATCTTCCATAGTGGCGGCGTCTTCCAAAGTGGCGATATCTTCCAACGTGGCAGCACCTTCCAACGTGGCGATCACCAACAGGGCGACTACGAAGGAGATGCCGACCCGCATGACGAAGACCAACCAGGGGAGGGCCCCGACGGAGAGAGTCACCTCCTCCAAGACCCGCAAAAAAGCGGTCTCAAAGAAGACACACACAAGAAGGAGGACGACTACTCTCACACGCTGAATGAACCTCCCAGCAACAAAGAACAGTTCGGCACAAACACAAACGAAACAAATAACCCCCCCAGTAATGGTGAGGGCAAAAATGGCCACATAGATAATGACTCCCTTAACCCTATGGATCCCATCCAACTTGGCAAAAAAAGATATGAGCACTTTATAATACACCCATCGAATCAGAATGACATGAGTTTATTTGAAggcataaataaaaagcttACGTTCCCTTCTTTGTCTCCTACAGATTTTCCTATTCCtggaaaggaggaagagagcAGCACCATGTATCATTTCGCCCCTGAAAAACTCGGGTATAAACACAACAACGGCTTGAATCCTTCTGAGGGCTACTTGCTGATTTACCCCCACGTGTCTCGCAACTCGGTGCCCCccaaaattaggaaaaaaaagctgcgCTGTTGTTAG
- a CDS encoding 20S proteasome subunit alpha type 2, putative (encoded by transcript PVX_113585A) yields the protein MADGEYSFSLTTFSPTGKLVQIEYALNRVSSSSPALGIRAKNGVIIATEKKSPNELIEENSIYKIQQISEHIGIVYAGMPGDFRVLLKRARKEAIRYSLQYGNEILVKELVKEIASIVQEFTQTGGVRPFGLSLLICGIDAYGYHLYQIDPSGCYFNWLATCIGKDYQNNISFLEKRYSSDIEVEDAIHTAILTLKESYEGVMNEKNIEIGVACNDKPFKILTPNEIKDYLIEIE from the exons ATGGCCGATGGGGAGTACAGCTTTTCCCTGACAACCTTCAGCCCCACGGGGAAGTTAGTTCAGATTGAATATGCCCTGAACAGGGTCTCCAGCAGTTCCCCCGCCTTAG gcATCCGAGCCAAGAACGGAGTCATCATCGCAACGGAGAAGAAGAGCCCAAATGAACTGATCGAAGAAAACAGCATATACAAAATCCAGCAGATCAGCGAGCACATAGGAATTGTCTACGCGGGAATGCCTGGAGACTTCCGGGTGCTTCTGAAGCGTGCCCGTAAGGAAGCGATCAGGTACTCCCTACAGTATGGCAATGAAATTTTGGTGAAAGAACTTGTAAAAGAGATAGCTTCCATAGTACAGGAGTTCACCCAGACGGGTGGGGTGAGACCTTTTGGCTTGTCCCTCCTAATTTGCGGCATAGATGCTTATGGGTACCACTTGTATCAAATTGATCCCTCTGGGTGTTACTTTAATTGGCTAGCTACGTGCATAGGAAAGGACTACCAGaataatatttcctttttggagaaGAGGTACAGCAGCGACATTGAGGTGGAGGACGCCATACACACAGCCATCCTCACCCTCAAGGAGAGCTACGAGGGGGTCATGAACGAAAAGAACATCGAAATTGGCGTGGCCTGCAACGACAAGCCCTTTAAAATTCTCACCCCCAACGAGATTAAGGACTACCTCATCGAGATAGAGTGA
- a CDS encoding hypothetical protein, conserved (encoded by transcript PVX_113580A) has product MKCLRAIVCKGRQAARGGSAPFHIKNNFNLLGRRDFNMGMKHLNKDPPGEGKSYTTNQPKAVRVPIMRFFYGGIILMAAVPICQTLYETNKYYEENKHLYERGQS; this is encoded by the exons ATGAAGTGCCTGCGGGCCATAGTTTGTAAAGGCCGCCAGGCGGCCAGGGGTGGAAGCGCCCCGTTTCACATAAAGAACAATTTTAACCTCCTTGGAAGGAGGGACTTCAACATGGGCATGAAGCACCTGAACAAGGACCCCCCCGGTGAAGGAAAAAGCTACACGACCAACCAACCCAAGGCAGTGCGCGTACCGATCATGCGTTTTTTCTACGGAGGAATCATTCTTATGGCAGCCGTCCCTATATGCCAGACGCTCTACGAGACGAATAAGTACTACGAGGAG AACAAGCACTTGTACGAAAGGGGACAGAGTTAG